The proteins below are encoded in one region of Deinococcus fonticola:
- a CDS encoding TetR/AcrR family transcriptional regulator gives MSHVTSRPLRARNAEEKKKRRIEILRAAEHLWRTTPYPDLSMSQVAREAQLAKGTLYLYFDTKEELFLALLTEHLEHCLKDLLRGLEAARCTSADQLTDLLVARVVPQEGLRRLLVLLTTVINPSLADEQSQNFRRMLLRYVLPILDVMPFERRTNLRVLMHMYALALGWQLASSGSGLETRAVFSFPSPDISPRPRFEDEFPRALRASVRALVEEAYASVAITAD, from the coding sequence GTGTCACACGTAACTTCGCGTCCCCTGCGGGCGCGCAATGCCGAGGAAAAGAAAAAACGCCGCATCGAGATTCTGCGGGCGGCAGAACACCTGTGGCGCACCACCCCCTACCCCGACCTCAGCATGAGCCAGGTGGCCCGCGAAGCCCAGCTGGCCAAAGGCACCCTGTACCTGTATTTCGACACCAAGGAAGAGCTGTTCCTGGCCCTGCTGACCGAGCACCTGGAACACTGCCTCAAGGATCTGCTCCGTGGCCTGGAGGCGGCCCGCTGCACCAGCGCCGATCAACTCACGGATCTGCTGGTGGCCCGCGTGGTGCCGCAGGAGGGCCTACGCCGCCTGCTGGTGCTGCTGACCACAGTGATCAATCCCAGCCTGGCCGACGAGCAGAGCCAGAACTTCCGGCGCATGCTGCTGCGTTACGTGCTGCCCATTTTGGACGTCATGCCCTTCGAGCGGCGCACCAACCTGCGCGTCCTGATGCACATGTACGCCCTGGCCCTGGGCTGGCAGCTGGCGTCCAGCGGCTCGGGCCTCGAAACCCGGGCCGTGTTTTCCTTCCCTTCGCCGGACATTTCCCCGCGCCCCCGCTTCGAGGACGAGTTCCCCCGTGCCCTGCGCGCCAGCGTGCGTGCCCTCGTGGAAGAGGCCTACGCTTCAGTCGCCATTACCGCCGACTGA
- a CDS encoding TlpA family protein disulfide reductase: MRLGRTSSPLRFLPPLLAFVLVAVLALLLLRPAPGGPADGSLLGQPAPTFVLKALDGSSVDLSSFRGRPLVLNFWASWCGPCRDEAPLFRDLDARRQRGNYQVLGVLFQDSNLGNARKFVKEYRLTYPNAIDAKMDAGSAYQVSGLPQTVFIDSRGVVRHIDKGGLSRERLNEGLKKIGVSPL, translated from the coding sequence CCTGCCGCCGCTGCTGGCTTTTGTGCTGGTGGCGGTGCTGGCGCTCCTGCTGCTGCGCCCCGCGCCGGGCGGGCCAGCGGACGGTTCACTGCTGGGGCAGCCGGCGCCCACTTTTGTCCTGAAGGCCCTGGACGGGTCATCGGTCGACCTGAGTTCGTTCCGGGGGCGTCCGTTGGTGCTGAATTTCTGGGCGTCGTGGTGCGGCCCGTGCCGTGACGAGGCGCCTCTCTTTCGTGACCTGGATGCCCGGCGGCAACGCGGCAACTATCAGGTGCTGGGCGTGCTGTTTCAGGACAGCAATCTGGGCAACGCCCGCAAGTTCGTGAAGGAGTACCGCCTGACCTACCCCAACGCCATCGACGCGAAGATGGACGCCGGGAGTGCCTACCAGGTGTCGGGCCTGCCGCAGACGGTGTTCATCGATTCACGCGGCGTAGTGCGTCACATCGACAAGGGCGGCCTGAGCCGCGAGCGCCTGAACGAAGGCCTGAAAAAAATTGGAGTGTCTCCCCTATGA
- a CDS encoding Rieske 2Fe-2S domain-containing protein, translated as MKITRREVLERWWMLPVAGTAGAFGFMGWYAAKITFGKKKVGAPHFVAGPAQKIAALSALPGEWSEVDFFYDRRPCTLLRVPRLVEGGLEAGEAHLVAFSRVCTHLGCPVNLVKDLEVLAFAYNYRPPKGERHPQLGCRCHYSVFDPLRGGEAMFGKATLPLPRVQLELRGQDVYATGIEPAPILST; from the coding sequence GTGAAAATCACGCGGCGCGAGGTGCTGGAACGCTGGTGGATGCTGCCGGTCGCGGGCACGGCTGGGGCGTTCGGGTTCATGGGGTGGTACGCCGCCAAGATCACCTTCGGCAAGAAGAAGGTGGGGGCACCGCACTTCGTGGCTGGCCCCGCACAGAAAATCGCGGCCCTCAGTGCCCTGCCCGGCGAGTGGTCGGAAGTCGACTTCTTCTATGACCGCCGTCCCTGCACGCTGCTGCGCGTTCCGCGTCTTGTGGAGGGCGGCCTCGAGGCCGGCGAGGCACACCTCGTGGCGTTTTCGCGGGTATGTACGCACCTGGGCTGCCCGGTGAATCTGGTCAAAGACCTGGAAGTGCTGGCCTTCGCTTACAACTACCGCCCGCCCAAAGGCGAACGTCACCCGCAGCTGGGGTGCCGCTGTCATTACAGCGTCTTCGACCCCTTGCGCGGCGGCGAGGCCATGTTCGGCAAGGCTACTTTGCCGCTGCCGCGCGTCCAGCTGGAACTTCGGGGTCAGGACGTGTACGCCACCGGAATTGAACCGGCCCCGATCCTCTCCACCTGA